A region from the Rosa rugosa chromosome 6, drRosRugo1.1, whole genome shotgun sequence genome encodes:
- the LOC133713885 gene encoding protein WUSCHEL-like, producing MYSSIFTSSHLMTQEPRTLQLMELQTPQQMEPQQQQPTEEGGNTQAAGSSANMDFWRSRTRWIPTPEQIRILKDLYYVKGFKCPSTEHIHEICLQLNQYGHVEGKNIYFWFQNVRAREKQMNRCNQAAPVPMGTSSLGTGGSIDLNFGSTGSTGAGGSIDINFGPAGGSIDINFGSTSSTDDGRSIDLNFGSTYSTGGQTSLQQRGGDHQEVQTLPLFPVHGEDVFGNLKTTSEEGSAFGYYSGGSGGYHSGSNVSLELSLNPSGAAD from the exons atgtattcctcgatattcacatcctctcacctcatgacccaagagccacgaactctgcaactaatggagctccaaaccccgcaacaaatggaaccacaacaacagcaaccaacagaggagggaggaaacacccaagcagctggaagtagtgccaacatggatttctggcgaagccgtaccagatggattcctactccagaacaaataagaatcctcaaggatctttactacgtcaagggatttaagtgcccatctacagagcacattcacgagatctgcctccagctgaaccagtatggacatgttgagggtaagaacatttacttttggttccagaacgtcagggctcgagagaagcagatgaataggtgtaatcaggctgctccagtgcccatgggaactagttctcttggtactggtggatccatcgatctcaattttgggtccactggttctactggtgctggtggatccatcgacatcaattttgggccagctggtggatccatcgacatcaattttgggtccactagttctactgatgatggtagatccattgatctcaactttggttccacctattctactg gaggacaaacatccctacaacaacgaggaggagatcaccaggaggttcaaactcttcctctgttccccgtgcacggcgaggacgtctttggtaacctgaagactacttccgaggaaggtagcgcatttggttactattctggtggctcaggcggttaccacagtggctcaaacgtttctcttgagctcagcctcaacccatccggagctgctgactag